The genomic DNA aagtccTGCGTCGTGAGGTGCTCCTTGGTCAGGTTccgggcctcgaggcccgAGCCGTGCGCCAGGGGCAGGTAGCCGGCCCTCCAGTAGGCGAAGGCCCGCTCGACGCGCgacttgaagaagaagaaggccgaccAGCTCGAGGCGTTGCCGATGAGGTTCGGCGTCAGGCCTCGGTAGAGCGAAGCGATGGGGTGTGGGTTCTGAGTGAGCGTGCGGATGAGCGACATGGTCGTCAGCGACACTGAAGGGTTCGCGGCGCTCCTGTGAACTGGATGAATGGTCAGCGttggtgggggggagggttcaTTGAGCGGCTTGAGTCTTCACTTACTTTGCATCCGTGTCTTCACGATGTCAAGCGGGTGAACCACAAGAGTCGCGACAGAGCCGGCCGAGAGCCCGGCGACGGACTCAACGAGCGCGGGTGAGATGCCCGCATTTTTGCTGTCCGACATAGAATCGAGGGACTCTCGGTCACATTGCAGAGTACTTGCTCGAATTCAACAGCGTCTTTTCTGGCCGAGTTGAAGCGTATTTTCACGGTTCGAAAAGAGCTTGGGTGAAGCTTGAGTGTGGCTGGTGACATCCCCCGGCTTACATGAAAAAAATTCATACGTCATTTTAGCCTATAAAAAGTGCGGCTCCGCTGCATTTTCCGGAGCTTCAGCCACAGCTGGCCCCCTTGCTGGAGTCATCGTGACGAGCGGTAACACGTCAACGGCCGTGAGGGTATTGGACTCCTTGGCTTGTTTAGATTTTTACTCATCATCATGATGACCCAATCGGTCAGCTCATAGCACCACTTAACTAGATCTTGTAACGGCGCATATGGTACGAAGCCTGCGGCCGTTTGAAGCTTGCTTGCAGATACTCATCTCCGCATGGGTTCAATGTCTGTCGGCAGCTGATTCATGATTGATCGAGTTCGAATCCAACAGTTCAGTTTTATCATAGACGTCGACTCAATCGGAAGTTGGGATGGATCGCCTATGCTGAAAGCGGCGCCGATGAGTGTTTGAAGGCCATACTCTAGCCCAACATTGCCCACAACACCCTTCGAAAGTTTCCATATCCATTGCCCATCTCGGAACATGCCATGCATCTCACAGAGTACGAAGGAATTGTCGTCAGAGAGGGTTCATTTGATTACATGTGTAGTTGTACagttcgccgaggccgaggccgcggccCGAAGTCCCCCATCACCCATGCAGGGGATCTATCGTGTCAACCCTGAAAATGCCGGCTCGCCCATGGTGCGTCGGAAGCCTGAATAGTGTACATAAAGTCGATGTCAAAGGCGCGTGTCGTCtaagagaggggggaaataAGACTGGCAAGGCGTTAGCACTGGATCACACAACGGCCAGTTTGAAGAATACAAGACATACCGGATGAAAGGCGGGCGGGGCTCGCTACGGGTGTAGCCTAGAAACAGTCAATATTGTTGCGGCCAAAGAGCCTGTCAGGCTTTTGATGCTTAGTTCGTACCGAGGTAGAGGACAAGAGGCAGGTATCCGCTGTGAGCAGGTTAGCATCGCTGTCGATAGTAGCCAACTCTTCAGTGAAACTTACTAGTGAATGGCAATACGGGAGATCTCAATGATCTTTCCAATGCGCTCCTACGTATGCGACAGTTAGATTCGGAACGAAGCAACGTGATGTGGGCAGCCAGTGCGTCGCACCTTAGACTCCTCAGAGAGAGTGAACATCTTGTCGATTGGGATGAGACGTCGGCTGGATCAGAGAAATGTGAAAGCTGCTGGTTTACGCGATGTCGCCAatgttcgtcgtcgccggggcTCGAGGgtttctcgtcgtcgttcgGGATGGGCGATGGTGGATGCGCTGGGTAGAGCTGCACCTGAACTTTTTCTCAATCTGCCGGAAAAACCGCGGAGTGGAACCTTCCCGGAAGAACCACGCAACGTCGTTATGCACCGCTGGAAAGGCCTGGCTTATCGGACCTCACCCCAGGCGGGCTCGATAAGGTACGTACTTCCTGCTGCCAGAGCTCGAGCGCGCTGAACGTCAAGGCCAAAATTTCCAGGTCTCTCGTGTTGAAGCTGGGATATTGACACTTTCGCCTCACGCAACCAACCATACCGTGATCCCCCTTACAATCATAGTCTGGTCGCGCATACAGAAGGAGACTGCAGAATCTTCACAATGGCTCAAAATAGGCATTGGTAAGCTTTAGCCCACTCCGCACATCCTCCAATTGGAAAGCTAACCACACGCGACGCAGGGAACAAGACAAAGATGCGACCATCTACATCGGTAACATCGACGAGCGCGCGAGCCCGGCCATGGTGTACGAGATCATGCTGCAGATGGGCCCCATCCACAATATTCACATGCCCCGCGACCGCGTCACCCAGAACCACCAGGGCTTCGGCTTCGTTGAGTTCCGCACGCCGGGCGACGCCGAGTACGCCGCCAACGTGATGAACGGCATCAAGCTCTACGGCAAGTCGCTACGCGTCAACAAGGCCAGCGCCgacaagcagaagcaggccgaggtcggTGCCGAGTTGTTCGTCGGAAACCTCGACCCCATGGTCGACGAAAAGATCCTTTACGACACCTTTTCGCGCTTCGGTCCCCTCGTCAACCTGCCCAAGGTCGCGAGGGAAGACAGCGGCAACTCCAAGGGTTTCGGCTTCATCTCCTACGCCGACTTTGAGAgctccgacgccgccatctcgaaCCTGCACGGGCAGTACATCCTCAGCAAGGAGGTTTCGGTCCAGTACGCCTTcaagaaggacggcaagggcgagcgccacggcgacgccgcggagCGTGAGCTGGCTGCtcaggccaagaagaggaacATCGTTCCGGAGATTCAGGCGGTACCACCCGCGTTCCTGAACGCACCGCCCCCCGGCCCCGTTCCGACTGCCCCCGCCGGCTTCGATCCCGCAAACGGCCTTCCCGTTCCGGCCCCCAGCCCCGGCCCCCCTGCCGGCTTCGCGCCCCCGCCACGAGGACCTGCGCAGTACAACGCCGTGCCACCGCCTCAGAATATGGGCGGCCCCGGTGTCGGCCGAGGCATGGTGCTcccgcccgcgccgtcaGGCCTGCCGGCCCGCCCACCTCAGTCTCAGGGAGGCTACACCAACCCCGCCGATTTCCACCCGGGCGCCCCGGGGTTCCGGCCGCCCAGCGGgcctcccgccccccccgGTTTCGCCGCCCCTCCGCCCAACTTCCCAATCCCCCCTCCAGGTTCCTCCGgcacgccgcccgcgccgcccggTTTCATGCCTCCCCCTGGGTTCAACCCTCCCGGGTTTCCTCGACGGTGAAGAGGGCAGGCGGGGTACGAAAGTCACCACGCAATGGTGCGCCACTCAACACAACACGGAGGCCACTGCTCCGACATAGCAGCGCTCCAAGGAAGTCTTCTAGGGGACACGTCGCTTCCAGAAACAGCAGAGCGTTCAGGATAAGGACTGCGCAAGGAATTCGTTACAAGCGGGCTGGATCAAACTGCAATGGTCTGTCTCCGCTTCGAGTAGACGGGTTCGCCATTGCTGACGATGTCTAGaattttctctctctctctatctctccgTCATGAAGTGATGGATACAACGATGCGGTGGCACCGCATCAGGTGCTGGGAAAAATCGATATCTTTGCTGAGTGTACCAGTAGTATAACAACCAATAGCTACGGCGGGC from Colletotrichum higginsianum IMI 349063 chromosome 3, whole genome shotgun sequence includes the following:
- a CDS encoding Splicing factor 3b subunit 4; its protein translation is MHRWKGLAYRTSPQAGSIREQDKDATIYIGNIDERASPAMVYEIMLQMGPIHNIHMPRDRVTQNHQGFGFVEFRTPGDAEYAANVMNGIKLYGKSLRVNKASADKQKQAEVGAELFVGNLDPMVDEKILYDTFSRFGPLVNLPKVAREDSGNSKGFGFISYADFESSDAAISNLHGQYILSKEVSVQYAFKKDGKGERHGDAAERELAAQAKKRNIVPEIQAVPPAFLNAPPPGPVPTAPAGFDPANGLPVPAPSPGPPAGFAPPPRGPAQYNAVPPPQNMGGPGVGRGMVLPPAPSGLPARPPQSQGGYTNPADFHPGAPGFLRHAARAARFHASPWVQPSRVSSTVKRAGGVRKSPRNGAPLNTTRRPLLRHSSAPRKSSRGHVASRNSRAFRIRTAQGIRYKRAGSNCNGLSPLRVDGFAIADDV